The Gloeobacter violaceus PCC 7421 DNA window GATTTCGGTGGTCCGGTGTTGCCCTGCGATCCACTGTAGGAGTTTCTGGTTGCCGAGCAGTTTGCGCGTGCCGATGCCGCCCGGCACGAGCAAAACATCGAGGGGCGGGTGGTCGGCGAGTACCGCCTGGGGCTGGACCTGCAGCCCGCCCACGCACCGCACGACGGCGTGGCGCTCGGCGATGGTGAGCACTTCAAAAAGCGGCTGCTCGTCGCCGTCGTCGCCGTCCGCGCGGGCCACCGAGAAGACCTCGAAAGGGCCGCACAGGTCGAGCACCTCGACATTATCAAAGATTACGATTCCCACAGTCCGCATGCGCCGTCTCCATGATCCACAGCTTGGTAGCCGCCGTCAGTCGAAGACCGGCGGCCACAGTTCACTAACCGGCACTTCCCAACCGGACAACACATCCGCAAATCGAAGGCTGTCTGTACCGCTCAGCACCTCCAGC harbors:
- a CDS encoding DJ-1/PfpI family protein, which encodes MRTVGIVIFDNVEVLDLCGPFEVFSVARADGDDGDEQPLFEVLTIAERHAVVRCVGGLQVQPQAVLADHPPLDVLLVPGGIGTRKLLGNQKLLQWIAGQHRTTEITASVCTGALLLAEAGLLDGRRVTTHWSVTDWMRSRYTQVEVLENTRFVDEGKILTSAGISAGIDMSLYLVSRLHGPQVARWTARRMEYDHWPAQTAS